One part of the Leucobacter triazinivorans genome encodes these proteins:
- a CDS encoding M16 family metallopeptidase gives MRDPILLPLDLPELEADLSGGLVRRTVHPSGLRVLTERMPGARSASIGFWVGVGSRDEQSEREDAPGSLGSTHFLEHLLFKGTPSRDAYAIATSFDRIGAEHNALTAKEYTCYYAKVRDADIDGAVTVLADMVTNSTLSTTEFEIERGVILEELAMAADDLADVANERFFEAVLGEHPLGRPIGGNPETIRAAHRDDVNQHYRERYDPTTLVVTAAGAVDHDRLVEQVLAVLNLSPEERWHTDRVAAPARRAQLAAGATVVPAPGAPAADGAAGGSPVTEAAGRAFSAGAEPRVHLTERPSEQVNLMIGTEGLCASDDRRFAFGIMNSVLGGGMSSRLFQEIREKRGLAYTAYSFGASYSDAGVFGMYAGTAPEKAEEVARLSRLELQKLADGGITEEEHERALGQIAGSSALALEDSDTRMGRLARAELGSGELYDLDASLERFAAATAEEIREVAALFAERPLTTVAVGEVDRAGFRG, from the coding sequence ACCCGAGCGGACTGCGCGTGCTCACGGAGCGCATGCCCGGTGCCCGCAGCGCCTCCATCGGCTTCTGGGTGGGGGTCGGCTCGCGCGACGAGCAGTCCGAGCGCGAGGACGCGCCCGGGAGCCTGGGCTCGACGCACTTCCTCGAGCATCTGCTCTTCAAGGGGACCCCGAGCCGCGATGCCTACGCGATCGCCACGAGCTTCGATCGCATTGGCGCCGAGCACAACGCGCTGACCGCGAAGGAGTACACCTGCTACTACGCCAAGGTGCGCGACGCCGACATCGACGGCGCGGTGACGGTGCTCGCGGACATGGTCACCAACTCCACCCTCTCGACCACGGAGTTCGAAATCGAGCGCGGAGTGATTCTCGAAGAGCTCGCCATGGCGGCCGACGATCTCGCCGATGTCGCCAACGAGCGGTTCTTCGAGGCCGTGCTCGGCGAGCATCCGCTCGGCCGACCCATCGGCGGCAACCCGGAGACGATTCGCGCCGCGCACCGCGACGACGTGAACCAGCACTACCGCGAGCGCTACGACCCCACGACCCTTGTCGTCACCGCGGCCGGCGCGGTCGATCACGACCGCCTGGTTGAGCAGGTGCTCGCCGTGCTGAACCTCTCGCCAGAGGAGCGCTGGCACACGGATCGCGTCGCCGCACCTGCCCGCCGGGCGCAGCTCGCCGCGGGCGCGACCGTGGTTCCTGCGCCGGGCGCTCCCGCGGCGGACGGCGCAGCGGGCGGCTCGCCCGTGACGGAGGCCGCCGGCCGCGCGTTCAGCGCAGGTGCCGAGCCCCGCGTCCACCTCACCGAGCGGCCCTCCGAGCAGGTCAATCTCATGATCGGCACCGAGGGGCTGTGCGCGAGCGACGATCGGCGGTTCGCCTTCGGGATCATGAACTCGGTGCTCGGCGGCGGCATGTCGAGCCGCCTCTTCCAGGAGATCCGGGAGAAGCGCGGGCTCGCCTACACCGCCTACTCGTTCGGGGCGAGCTACTCGGACGCGGGGGTGTTCGGCATGTACGCGGGGACTGCGCCGGAGAAGGCCGAGGAGGTGGCCAGGCTGAGCCGCCTCGAGCTGCAGAAGCTCGCCGACGGCGGCATCACCGAGGAGGAGCACGAACGGGCGCTCGGTCAGATCGCGGGATCGTCGGCGCTCGCGCTCGAGGACTCCGACACCCGCATGGGCCGGCTGGCGCGCGCGGAGCTGGGCAGCGGGGAGCTCTACGATCTCGACGCCTCGCTCGAGCGGTTCGCGGCGGCGACCGCCGAGGAGATCCGCGAGGTCGCCGCGCTGTTCGCCGAGCGGCCGTTGACGACGGTCGCGGTCGGCGAGGTCGACCGGGCAGGATTCCGAGGATGA